A part of Pectinatus sottacetonis genomic DNA contains:
- a CDS encoding PTS sugar transporter subunit IIA: MNNLITEKMIILDKVLKDKNEIITTLAQQMNSAGRLNNLDKYIDAVKSREADFSTSMGFYVAIPHGKSDAVKNSALAFIRLKDMVEWSDQEKVKYVFMIAVPRENSGDEHLKILASLSRNLIHEDFREKLMTLQKASELVQIIENI; this comes from the coding sequence ATGAATAATTTAATAACAGAAAAAATGATAATACTGGATAAAGTATTAAAAGATAAAAATGAAATCATTACTACTCTGGCACAGCAGATGAATAGTGCCGGCCGCTTAAATAATCTTGATAAATATATTGATGCAGTGAAGTCAAGAGAGGCAGATTTTTCAACATCTATGGGTTTTTATGTAGCAATCCCACATGGAAAGTCTGATGCGGTAAAAAATTCGGCACTAGCTTTTATTCGCCTGAAAGATATGGTTGAGTGGAGTGACCAGGAAAAAGTAAAATATGTTTTTATGATAGCTGTTCCGCGTGAAAACAGTGGTGATGAACATTTGAAGATTTTAGCATCACTTTCCAGAAATTTGATTCATGAAGATTTTCGTGAAAAATTAATGACTTTGCAAAAGGCAAGTGAATTGGTTCAGATTATAGAGAATATATAA
- a CDS encoding BglG family transcription antiterminator: protein MKKFDSKIYIIKILLTNTEAVPIKILAQKINKNQRTVRNYLKEIKAEKKEFVLKCSKQGVFFAIERNLKEKYLNLYNQISQQEQSSLTQRQRQEYILKVLFLERNSYTIQLFADELFCSKSCIIQDLVQIDKWLSSKNITLCRRQNQGIWLEGEEKNLRLGFKKFLDEISIFYSTQQDANSSVELDLDYRINITNYKRICAILKGIDIIFIQKIVQNIEKKLNFWFTEQAFQNLVIHLAIAVKRIREDKFIKNFALSPKLKETPEYAAASEMINILSKKLGLKFPVSEIDYAAVHVLGSKIQINDDKNVIDSFMVNYGKAEINLARAILSISSKILQIDLLSDKQLSMQLVQHLRPTIIRMKQGLSLINPLLLQIKREYPAAYAAVWACNDVFENIVGVPLNENEAAYITMHLVVGISKYKPRYKAVVVCASGIGTSQFITNKLEQNFPNLEIVFTLPYTDLTEEIRQQADIVISTIKTIQGENTVYTSVLLTQNDRENINRVLQKIRIKKEIDFSLRKNDRDNNTVPLDIFDSKYCYLDEATASFEETVIKYGAIMEKDGFAKNKFTNDVIKREQISSTYIGCGIAIPHAKSSFVNRSKVIFIRLKEPIQYCSSQVHIILLLCLSLTGTGSAMQFFKNFYSILSDKDKVAALHNENDKRKIVNILNSGEINE from the coding sequence ATGAAAAAATTTGATAGTAAAATTTATATTATTAAAATATTATTAACGAATACGGAAGCTGTGCCAATCAAAATATTAGCACAAAAAATAAACAAAAATCAGCGTACTGTCAGAAATTATTTAAAAGAAATAAAAGCGGAAAAAAAAGAATTTGTCTTAAAATGCAGTAAGCAAGGTGTATTTTTTGCCATTGAAAGAAATTTGAAAGAAAAGTATTTAAATTTGTATAACCAAATTTCCCAGCAGGAGCAATCTTCATTAACGCAGAGGCAAAGGCAGGAATATATACTAAAAGTGCTTTTCCTTGAGCGTAATAGTTATACGATACAATTATTTGCAGATGAGTTGTTTTGCAGTAAAAGCTGTATAATACAGGATTTAGTACAGATAGATAAGTGGCTTTCAAGTAAAAATATTACTTTATGCAGGCGGCAGAATCAAGGTATTTGGCTTGAAGGGGAAGAAAAAAATTTACGCTTGGGATTTAAAAAATTTTTAGACGAAATTAGTATATTTTACAGCACGCAACAGGATGCCAATAGTTCTGTTGAATTAGATCTTGATTATAGGATTAATATAACTAATTATAAAAGGATATGCGCTATTTTAAAAGGAATAGACATTATTTTTATTCAAAAAATAGTGCAAAATATTGAAAAAAAACTTAATTTTTGGTTTACAGAACAAGCTTTTCAAAATCTTGTTATTCATTTAGCAATTGCCGTAAAACGGATACGGGAAGATAAGTTTATTAAAAATTTTGCTCTTTCTCCTAAATTAAAAGAAACTCCGGAATATGCTGCTGCCAGTGAGATGATAAATATTTTAAGTAAAAAGTTAGGGTTAAAATTTCCTGTTTCTGAGATAGATTACGCAGCAGTGCATGTCTTGGGATCGAAAATCCAAATAAATGATGACAAGAATGTTATAGATTCGTTTATGGTCAATTATGGTAAAGCAGAGATTAACCTTGCCAGAGCAATACTTTCAATATCATCTAAAATTCTTCAGATCGATTTACTTTCGGACAAACAGCTTTCAATGCAATTGGTTCAACATTTGCGGCCCACTATTATAAGGATGAAACAGGGGCTTAGCCTGATTAATCCATTATTACTGCAAATAAAGAGAGAATATCCGGCAGCCTATGCAGCTGTATGGGCCTGTAATGATGTTTTTGAAAATATTGTGGGTGTTCCATTAAATGAAAATGAAGCAGCATATATAACTATGCATTTGGTAGTGGGAATTTCAAAATATAAGCCAAGGTATAAAGCTGTTGTTGTTTGTGCCAGCGGTATAGGAACATCACAGTTTATTACTAATAAGCTGGAACAGAATTTTCCTAATCTTGAGATAGTATTTACTCTGCCATACACTGATTTGACAGAGGAGATAAGGCAGCAGGCTGACATTGTGATTTCAACCATAAAAACAATTCAGGGAGAAAATACAGTTTATACTTCTGTATTATTGACCCAGAATGATAGGGAAAATATTAATAGAGTTTTACAAAAAATACGTATAAAAAAAGAAATTGATTTTAGCCTGCGGAAAAATGATCGGGACAACAATACTGTTCCCCTTGATATTTTTGATAGTAAATATTGCTATCTTGATGAAGCAACAGCATCATTTGAAGAAACTGTGATAAAATATGGTGCTATTATGGAAAAAGATGGGTTTGCCAAGAATAAATTTACAAATGATGTTATAAAAAGAGAACAGATAAGTTCTACGTATATTGGCTGCGGGATAGCAATTCCCCATGCAAAATCGTCTTTTGTTAATAGGTCAAAAGTTATCTTTATCCGTTTAAAAGAACCGATACAGTATTGTTCAAGTCAGGTCCATATAATACTATTGCTTTGTTTGTCATTAACAGGAACGGGAAGTGCAATGCAGTTTTTTAAAAACTTTTATTCAATATTATCAGATAAGGATAAAGTAGCAGCACTTCATAATGAAAACGATAAAAGGAAAATAGTAAACATTTTAAATAGTGGAGAAATAAATGAATAA
- a CDS encoding DeoR/GlpR family DNA-binding transcription regulator: MFVQERQEKIIELLQERGRVLVKDLSIYFKVTDDCIRKDLALLEKKGLLKRVYGGAVLYRTNTHQLKVQQRRDVNIEQKQIIAQKALSLINEGEVIFLDISTINIELAKLIFMAGLKVTVITNMIAVMSIAVEKKAKDFIFIGGVLDSGSDGFIGTTANDIIKKFQFDAAFMGAVGIDIYKNAVYTYKAEDGYTKKTAVEAAGRRYILAESEKFSRSGNFIYAAVTDFNAIVTEKKLPSLALKKLQEYAIMVF; the protein is encoded by the coding sequence ATGTTTGTCCAGGAACGGCAGGAAAAGATAATAGAATTACTGCAAGAACGCGGGAGGGTATTGGTAAAAGACCTGAGTATATATTTTAAGGTTACTGATGATTGTATACGGAAAGATCTGGCATTACTGGAAAAAAAAGGATTACTCAAACGTGTATATGGCGGAGCTGTTTTGTATCGTACTAATACACATCAACTAAAGGTGCAGCAGCGGCGGGATGTGAACATTGAACAGAAGCAAATTATTGCCCAAAAAGCCTTGAGTTTAATAAATGAAGGCGAAGTTATATTTTTGGATATTTCGACTATAAATATAGAGCTGGCTAAATTGATATTTATGGCAGGATTAAAAGTGACTGTTATTACTAATATGATAGCTGTAATGAGTATAGCAGTGGAAAAAAAAGCGAAAGATTTTATTTTTATTGGTGGTGTTTTGGATTCTGGTTCTGATGGTTTTATTGGAACAACAGCCAATGATATTATTAAAAAATTTCAGTTTGATGCTGCTTTTATGGGAGCGGTTGGTATTGATATTTATAAAAATGCTGTTTATACATATAAAGCAGAAGATGGTTATACAAAAAAGACTGCAGTAGAAGCTGCTGGCAGGAGATATATTTTGGCAGAATCAGAAAAATTTTCCAGAAGTGGTAATTTTATTTATGCGGCTGTTACTGATTTTAATGCTATTGTTACAGAAAAAAAACTGCCATCGCTAGCATTGAAAAAATTACAGGAGTATGCTATTATGGTGTTCTAA
- a CDS encoding amino acid ABC transporter permease has protein sequence MDFDYSLIINSFPLLLEGAFITIKITVLSVAIGIVVGFLTGTVRISNIKPLRILSICYINFMRGTPLLVQLFFVYFALPLFTGLRISPFFAAIFTCGINSGAYIAEIFRAGIQSIDDGQMEAGRSLGMNWVQAMWLVVMPQAFKRVIPPLGNEFIALLKDSSLVSVIGFEELTRRGQLIIARTYGSVEIWLSVAILYLIMTLTISRIISYMESRYEIK, from the coding sequence ATGGATTTTGATTATTCACTTATAATAAATTCTTTTCCCTTGCTTTTGGAAGGAGCTTTTATTACTATCAAAATAACAGTATTGAGCGTTGCTATTGGTATAGTAGTGGGATTTTTAACAGGAACAGTAAGAATTTCCAATATTAAACCTTTACGTATTTTATCAATTTGTTATATAAACTTTATGCGGGGAACGCCACTTCTGGTTCAACTGTTTTTTGTATATTTTGCGCTGCCATTATTTACTGGGTTAAGGATAAGTCCATTTTTTGCCGCAATTTTTACATGTGGAATTAACAGTGGGGCTTATATAGCAGAAATTTTTCGCGCGGGTATACAATCTATTGATGACGGACAAATGGAAGCAGGACGTTCCCTGGGAATGAACTGGGTGCAGGCAATGTGGCTGGTGGTAATGCCGCAGGCATTTAAAAGAGTCATTCCGCCGCTGGGAAATGAATTTATTGCTCTTTTGAAGGATTCATCACTTGTATCAGTAATTGGTTTTGAAGAATTAACGCGCCGAGGACAATTAATTATTGCCAGAACATATGGATCTGTGGAAATTTGGCTTAGTGTGGCTATCCTTTATCTTATAATGACTTTGACTATTTCGCGCATAATATCATATATGGAAAGCCGATACGAAATAAAATAG
- a CDS encoding pyridoxal phosphate-dependent aminotransferase, which produces MGKFMSIRYKNLQPYIPGEQPKDRKYIKLNANETSCPPSPKVLEVLKSPRMKNLGVYTDPYSMELKEAVSSAYDINTQEVFVGNGSDEILGYIFLAFLENKKICYPDITYSFYNTLSLALNIDAEEIKLKKDFSVDLEQFIRTDRHVVLANPNAPTGYTLSISQIEEIVSANRDRLVVIDEAYVDYGNESCIPLIKKYDNLLVVHTMSKSRNLAGAHIGYCIGCEDLIKDVEAIKSVLNPFNLSDISMAVGTAAVKDTEYLRQTVQTVIGTREFVKDELNKLGFWVLDSRTNFVFVQHPWLNAEEYKNKLRGNGILTRHYKNPARIRNFLRITIGTKEEMMVLLEATRKILMELAA; this is translated from the coding sequence TTGGGAAAATTTATGAGCATACGTTATAAGAATTTACAACCGTATATTCCAGGAGAACAGCCTAAAGATAGAAAATATATTAAACTTAATGCAAATGAAACATCATGTCCACCTTCGCCCAAAGTATTGGAAGTTTTAAAAAGTCCTAGAATGAAAAATTTGGGTGTTTATACAGATCCTTATTCTATGGAGCTTAAAGAAGCTGTTTCGTCTGCCTATGATATAAATACGCAGGAAGTTTTTGTAGGAAATGGTTCTGATGAAATTTTGGGATATATTTTTTTAGCCTTTTTAGAAAATAAAAAAATATGTTATCCTGATATTACATATAGTTTTTATAATACATTATCATTAGCACTTAACATTGATGCTGAAGAAATAAAATTGAAAAAAGATTTTAGTGTTGATTTGGAACAATTTATAAGGACAGATCGTCATGTAGTATTGGCTAATCCTAATGCACCTACGGGATATACATTATCAATTTCTCAGATAGAAGAAATTGTGAGTGCCAATAGGGACAGGCTGGTAGTGATTGATGAAGCTTATGTTGATTATGGTAATGAGAGCTGTATTCCCTTAATAAAAAAATATGATAATTTGTTAGTAGTGCATACTATGTCGAAATCGCGTAATTTGGCTGGGGCACATATAGGTTATTGTATTGGTTGTGAAGATTTAATAAAAGATGTTGAAGCAATAAAATCAGTATTGAATCCGTTTAATTTAAGTGATATAAGTATGGCAGTGGGAACTGCGGCTGTTAAAGATACAGAATATTTAAGACAAACTGTGCAAACTGTTATCGGGACGAGAGAGTTTGTGAAGGATGAGTTAAATAAACTGGGTTTTTGGGTTTTAGATTCAAGAACAAATTTTGTTTTTGTGCAGCATCCGTGGCTGAATGCGGAAGAATATAAAAATAAATTGAGGGGAAATGGCATATTGACACGTCATTATAAAAATCCGGCAAGAATAAGAAACTTTCTCAGAATAACTATAGGAACAAAAGAAGAAATGATGGTGCTACTAGAGGCAACAAGAAAAATTTTAATGGAATTGGCAGCTTAA
- a CDS encoding PucR family transcriptional regulator, which translates to MLQIKEVINLTIFKNFKLVAGKNGLENTITNIDILEYEWFNNGFDVFHAGNFIMTSLFFAKDNPLLIEKSFARLIEKKISGIAVKTVFFQKMPLNIINMANDNNVPLFLFSTEYMEDIIIAFNELLKSKQNYLLFEEKIYELLTKTNNEEKINSTAREINPHFKNNLITFYLTFHNKTTSPREILNYLNRLFYKQYRETDLSNISLVKYKSGLIIFYTFSDNDNCLNNINLCHKILQHFDISPDLFRIGISNKHKTFTHFDQAIQESIYANQACYITQNAYVYYYKSEIYLYLLPLLEQSGIRKKIQTIIKILSDYDKKYTSSLLQTLICYVKNNGEIAKTATELFQHPNTIRYRLQKSRDLLHPHLGNNDFYEQIFIIFNLYLMQNKLE; encoded by the coding sequence GTGTTACAAATAAAAGAAGTTATTAATTTGACAATTTTTAAAAACTTTAAACTCGTTGCCGGAAAAAACGGCTTAGAAAATACAATTACCAATATAGATATCCTCGAATATGAATGGTTCAATAATGGTTTTGATGTTTTTCATGCTGGCAATTTTATAATGACATCATTATTCTTTGCCAAGGATAACCCCTTACTTATTGAAAAAAGTTTTGCCCGCCTTATAGAAAAAAAAATTTCAGGCATTGCTGTTAAGACTGTCTTTTTCCAAAAAATGCCCCTGAATATAATAAATATGGCCAATGATAATAATGTTCCGTTATTTCTTTTTTCTACAGAATACATGGAAGACATTATCATCGCTTTTAATGAACTTTTAAAATCAAAACAAAATTATCTCTTATTTGAAGAAAAAATTTACGAACTGCTCACTAAAACTAATAATGAAGAAAAAATCAATTCTACAGCCCGTGAAATAAATCCTCATTTTAAAAATAATTTAATCACTTTTTATCTTACCTTCCATAATAAAACCACTTCACCACGTGAAATACTTAATTACTTAAATAGACTATTTTATAAACAATACAGAGAAACCGATCTATCCAATATTTCTCTTGTAAAATATAAAAGCGGACTCATTATTTTCTACACTTTTTCTGACAATGACAACTGCCTTAACAACATAAATCTTTGTCATAAAATTTTACAACACTTCGATATTTCACCAGACTTATTTCGTATTGGTATAAGTAATAAGCATAAAACATTTACCCATTTTGACCAAGCTATACAAGAAAGTATCTATGCCAACCAAGCATGCTATATAACCCAAAATGCTTATGTTTACTACTACAAATCAGAGATATATCTTTATCTTTTGCCTCTTTTAGAGCAGTCTGGCATCCGCAAAAAAATACAAACTATCATAAAGATTTTATCCGACTATGACAAAAAATATACGTCTAGTCTGTTGCAAACATTAATTTGCTATGTAAAAAATAATGGTGAAATTGCCAAAACTGCAACCGAACTTTTTCAGCATCCCAATACAATCAGATATCGTTTGCAAAAAAGCAGGGACCTCCTTCATCCCCATCTTGGAAATAATGACTTTTATGAACAAATATTTATTATATTCAACCTGTATCTTATGCAAAATAAACTTGAATAA
- a CDS encoding MBL fold metallo-hydrolase translates to MELKITTLIENMPGKDNPLCYEHGFSLFIEFAGKKIIFDTGQTASYIKNAERLSIPLKKADILIVSHGHYDHSGGVMKTLGLLENKIKMYVGNEFFALKYKKMENATYRFNGINFTENDLKNNYVQLYKISDDMTFVSDKIILFKNFVPSNDFEKRNPKFMVKKGNDMLPDSFADEIVLGLITTKGLVVIAGCSHVGIVNILTNITARINVPVYAVLGGTHLVEADTNRIDKTIAAFRKMNIKYIAVSHCTGEAGIAAIRQNMKDQFILNNTGNVFSI, encoded by the coding sequence ATGGAACTTAAAATAACAACATTAATTGAAAATATGCCAGGGAAGGATAATCCTCTTTGTTATGAGCACGGGTTTTCCCTGTTTATTGAATTTGCGGGTAAAAAAATAATTTTTGATACGGGGCAAACTGCATCATATATTAAAAATGCTGAAAGACTTAGTATTCCATTAAAAAAAGCTGATATACTTATAGTTAGTCATGGACACTATGATCATAGTGGTGGTGTGATGAAAACATTAGGTTTATTAGAAAATAAGATTAAGATGTATGTTGGAAATGAATTTTTTGCTTTAAAATATAAAAAAATGGAAAATGCTACTTATAGATTTAATGGAATAAATTTTACAGAAAATGATTTAAAAAACAATTATGTTCAGTTGTATAAAATATCGGATGATATGACATTTGTCAGTGATAAGATTATTCTTTTTAAAAATTTTGTTCCGAGTAATGATTTTGAAAAAAGAAATCCTAAATTTATGGTAAAAAAAGGAAATGATATGCTGCCTGATTCTTTTGCTGATGAAATAGTATTAGGGCTTATTACTACAAAAGGACTAGTTGTCATTGCAGGTTGTTCACATGTTGGTATTGTAAATATCTTAACAAATATTACTGCTAGGATAAATGTTCCGGTTTATGCAGTTTTGGGCGGAACCCATTTGGTCGAGGCAGATACGAACCGGATAGATAAAACTATAGCAGCTTTTCGTAAAATGAATATAAAGTATATAGCAGTATCACATTGTACAGGAGAAGCAGGGATTGCAGCAATTCGACAGAACATGAAAGATCAATTTATTTTAAATAACACCGGAAATGTTTTTTCAATTTAA
- a CDS encoding DUF4198 domain-containing protein yields the protein MKKIFSSLLLIGFLMCFFVVEPVNAHGVWFANRLDQTQLVLGEGYKDNAYAPAMVKKLYGYDANYDHINLQAVNHKNYITIKPEKNLSVAVVFFDYGYWSNGTDGKWHNAPMNMVKGATIGTHAIKYSVNYLKSVNNPQPINNIPLQIVPLKDPTKLNVGDQLPIQVLYNGKPYSYAEIIPDVINHHTVTMKTDKDGKAVLPVANGSINVIGIEKAFPYKNKNEKATQDKIFSSLSFTIYPAEND from the coding sequence ATGAAAAAAATTTTTAGTAGTTTACTGTTGATAGGATTTCTGATGTGTTTTTTTGTAGTTGAACCGGTAAATGCCCATGGAGTATGGTTCGCAAATCGGTTAGACCAGACACAGTTGGTTTTAGGGGAAGGCTATAAGGATAATGCTTATGCCCCTGCTATGGTAAAAAAATTATATGGCTACGATGCAAATTACGACCACATAAATTTACAGGCCGTAAATCATAAAAACTATATAACAATTAAACCAGAAAAAAATCTTTCAGTAGCAGTAGTATTTTTTGATTATGGATATTGGAGCAATGGAACTGATGGAAAATGGCATAATGCTCCTATGAATATGGTCAAGGGGGCAACTATCGGGACACATGCTATAAAATACAGTGTTAATTATTTAAAATCAGTAAATAATCCTCAGCCGATAAATAATATTCCCTTGCAAATTGTCCCGCTTAAAGATCCTACAAAATTAAATGTAGGGGATCAGCTGCCAATACAAGTGTTATATAATGGAAAACCCTATTCTTATGCAGAAATTATTCCTGATGTTATTAACCATCATACAGTAACGATGAAAACGGATAAAGACGGTAAAGCTGTGTTGCCTGTTGCTAATGGAAGTATAAATGTGATTGGAATAGAAAAAGCCTTCCCATATAAAAATAAAAATGAAAAAGCAACCCAGGATAAAATTTTTTCCAGTCTGAGTTTTACTATTTATCCAGCAGAAAATGATTAA
- a CDS encoding peptide-methionine (S)-S-oxide reductase: MFTKTIYFSGGDFHELQEVFSRIKGVTSTAVGYINTDNEAPSYESVIKGNIQAVMGIRIDYNPKKIDLSTLMDILFTIIDPYSKNKQGECEGQMYQNGVYYCDYEDQPIVELYMNFIASKGKAPAVTTANVTMNDPSGAKAYRRCYVQAVPLENFCLAEEQHQHYLRKNPTTKTFIDFMRLRELDIIMR; encoded by the coding sequence ATGTTTACTAAGACAATTTATTTTTCCGGCGGGGATTTTCACGAGTTACAGGAAGTTTTTTCACGTATAAAAGGTGTAACTAGTACAGCTGTAGGATATATAAACACAGATAATGAAGCTCCTTCATACGAAAGTGTCATTAAGGGAAATATTCAGGCTGTTATGGGAATAAGGATTGACTATAACCCCAAGAAGATTGATCTATCAACATTGATGGATATTTTATTTACCATTATTGATCCTTATAGTAAGAATAAGCAAGGTGAATGTGAGGGACAGATGTATCAAAATGGTGTATATTATTGCGATTATGAAGATCAGCCGATTGTTGAATTATATATGAACTTTATAGCATCAAAAGGAAAAGCACCAGCCGTGACGACAGCTAATGTCACAATGAATGATCCATCAGGGGCAAAAGCATATCGCAGGTGCTATGTACAGGCTGTTCCTCTGGAAAATTTTTGTCTGGCAGAAGAGCAGCATCAACATTATTTGAGAAAAAATCCTACAACGAAGACTTTTATTGATTTTATGCGGTTGCGGGAACTGGATATTATTATGAGATGA
- the meaB gene encoding methylmalonyl Co-A mutase-associated GTPase MeaB codes for MAEYKSFKPDWAPDEKDDAFACSVMDGINGIKDTTVGNLNPEYAKGRRKPICRRKMEVDDYVKGVSEGNRMILSRAITLIESNNPAHFSKSQQVLQKLLPRTGKALRIGVTGVPGAGKSTIIETFGNMLCDSGHKVAVLTVDPTSSVTKGSILGDKTRMGTLSRNPSAFIRPSPAGGTLGGVARKSRETMLMCEAAGYDTIIIETVGVGQSEITVRSMVDFFMLVVLTGAGDELQGIKKGIMELADAIVINKADGDNLLRAKVSRGEYERMIEYIRPATEGWETHAYLCSALKKTGLTELWDVIKIFVKVTKQKGSFQRRRDNQLLDWVHSMIDEHLHNLFFDDPVITGRMPEVRNAVLAGKISPTQAVGELIRLFDVERAAKRRVDLFEPTK; via the coding sequence ATGGCTGAATATAAAAGTTTTAAGCCCGATTGGGCACCTGATGAAAAGGATGATGCTTTTGCCTGTAGCGTGATGGATGGTATCAATGGAATAAAAGATACAACGGTTGGTAATCTTAATCCTGAATACGCTAAAGGCCGGAGAAAACCTATATGCAGAAGAAAAATGGAAGTAGATGATTATGTAAAAGGAGTTTCAGAGGGAAACCGTATGATTTTATCACGGGCCATTACATTGATTGAAAGTAATAATCCCGCGCATTTTTCTAAGTCGCAACAAGTTTTGCAAAAACTTTTGCCACGGACAGGTAAGGCACTGCGTATAGGTGTAACAGGTGTTCCAGGTGCAGGAAAAAGTACGATAATAGAAACTTTTGGTAATATGCTATGTGATAGTGGACATAAGGTGGCAGTACTTACTGTTGATCCTACAAGTTCAGTTACTAAGGGATCAATATTGGGGGATAAGACGCGGATGGGTACTTTATCGCGTAACCCTAGTGCCTTTATAAGACCATCTCCAGCGGGAGGCACATTAGGCGGAGTTGCCAGAAAAAGCCGGGAAACTATGCTTATGTGTGAAGCCGCGGGTTATGATACTATTATTATTGAAACAGTTGGTGTTGGACAGTCGGAAATTACTGTGAGATCAATGGTCGATTTTTTTATGCTGGTTGTATTGACTGGTGCAGGAGATGAACTGCAAGGGATAAAAAAAGGAATAATGGAATTGGCAGATGCGATAGTAATCAATAAGGCTGATGGAGATAATCTTTTACGGGCCAAGGTATCACGTGGTGAATATGAAAGAATGATCGAATACATTAGACCGGCAACTGAAGGTTGGGAAACCCATGCATACCTTTGTTCAGCGTTGAAAAAAACTGGTCTAACTGAATTATGGGATGTAATAAAAATATTTGTAAAGGTAACCAAGCAGAAGGGATCTTTTCAACGCAGGCGTGATAATCAGCTGCTTGACTGGGTTCACAGTATGATAGATGAACACCTTCATAATTTGTTTTTTGATGATCCAGTGATAACGGGGCGTATGCCTGAGGTACGCAATGCTGTACTGGCAGGAAAAATTTCACCGACTCAAGCTGTAGGTGAGCTTATAAGATTGTTTGATGTTGAAAGAGCTGCTAAGCGTCGTGTTGATTTATTTGAGCCGACAAAGTAA